A window of Apium graveolens cultivar Ventura chromosome 8, ASM990537v1, whole genome shotgun sequence contains these coding sequences:
- the LOC141679421 gene encoding cytochrome b561 and DOMON domain-containing protein At3g25290-like codes for MKFWLLFSLSLLITLSFTPTAHSQKCTSQTFTNNQIYKNCTDLPTLDSYLHYTYDADDSTLSIAFIAPPANPDGWIAWGINPKGTGMAGTQALIAYLKSNGKMTVKTYNLVSYVKIVQTNLSFDVSDMAAEYSDGVMRIFAKFKLPENMTVINQVWQVGSRVKNGLPAKHAFDPVNLNARGELKLDEKSNSEDDSNDKDNKKNGSSRMGDTRFGLYFVVLLSFWGILVM; via the coding sequence ATGAAGTTTTGGCTCCTGTTCTCGCTCTCACTGCTCATTACACTATCATTTACACCCACAGCACATTCTCAAAAATGTACGTCCCAAACTTTCACAAACAACCAAATCTACAAAAACTGCACTGATCTCCCAACATTAGACTCTTACCTTCACTACACTTACGATGCCGACGACTCCACTCTCTCTATAGCCTTCATCGCACCCCCTGCCAACCCTGACGGCTGGATAGCCTGGGGAATCAACCCGAAAGGCACTGGCATGGCTGGTACTCAAGCTCTCATTGCCTATCTAAAATCAAACGGTAAAATGACTGTCAAGACTTACAATCTTGTCTCTTATGTTAAAATCGTGCAGACCAATCTATCTTTCGACGTGTCTGATATGGCAGCAGAGTATTCAGACGGTGTCATGAGGATATTTGCTAAATTTAAATTGCCCGAAAATATGACAGTGATTAATCAGGTGTGGCAGGTGGGTTCTCGGGTGAAAAATGGTTTACCGGCTAAGCACGCGTTTGATCCAGTAAATTTAAATGCCAGGGGAGAGCTGAAACTGGACGAAAAATCTAATAGCGAAGATGATTCTAATGACAAGGACAACAAGAAGAATGGTAGTTCGAGAATGGGTGACACCAGATTTGGTTTATATTTTGTAGTTTTACTTTCTTTTTGGGGAATTCTGGTTATgtga